In Armatimonadota bacterium, one DNA window encodes the following:
- a CDS encoding succinylglutamate desuccinylase/aspartoacylase family protein, which yields MFQFGETTVAPGQVARTSFRLLTCPDGDTVDAPVVIMCGARPGPVLWIQACIHGNEVGGTLALHRLLASLSPSRLRGTIVAVPILNVPAFRARSRESPVDHANLNRVFPGNAAGRFSDQMADRIWGLVRATATAALDLHSGGDLGRVPFYAIYHADGSEASRTARRMAEAAGTPYLWASRADWLAGAMFTRLTQEGIPAVIVEVGGGDVTDDDLRHFEQALHGVLAALEMVEKPVVRQPRYTILGASQMMQVRRGGILLPKARPGEIVPREAVVAELVDAYGDVVETVRAPFERSFVASMRRRGLAVHPGERVSIILEVAGEETGGGP from the coding sequence ACAGGTGGCACGAACGAGCTTCCGGCTATTGACCTGCCCGGACGGCGACACCGTCGATGCGCCCGTCGTCATCATGTGCGGGGCGCGTCCGGGGCCGGTACTGTGGATCCAGGCCTGCATCCACGGCAACGAGGTGGGAGGAACGCTGGCCCTCCACCGGCTGCTGGCCTCGCTATCGCCGTCCCGCCTCCGGGGAACCATTGTTGCCGTCCCCATCCTCAACGTACCGGCCTTTCGCGCCCGCAGCCGCGAGAGCCCCGTAGACCACGCCAACCTCAACCGGGTATTCCCCGGCAACGCCGCGGGCCGCTTCAGCGACCAGATGGCCGACCGGATCTGGGGGCTCGTGCGCGCCACGGCGACCGCGGCACTCGACCTCCACAGCGGCGGCGACCTAGGCCGGGTGCCGTTCTACGCCATCTACCACGCGGACGGCTCGGAAGCCAGCCGCACCGCCCGCCGGATGGCGGAGGCGGCAGGCACGCCGTATCTGTGGGCCTCGCGGGCGGACTGGCTCGCCGGGGCAATGTTCACCCGCCTCACCCAGGAAGGGATTCCGGCGGTGATCGTAGAGGTGGGCGGCGGCGACGTCACCGACGATGACCTCCGTCACTTCGAGCAGGCCCTCCATGGGGTGCTGGCGGCGCTGGAAATGGTGGAGAAACCGGTGGTTCGCCAGCCCCGCTACACGATCCTGGGGGCATCCCAGATGATGCAGGTGCGGCGGGGCGGGATCCTCCTCCCAAAGGCCCGACCCGGGGAGATCGTACCCCGGGAGGCGGTGGTCGCCGAACTCGTCGACGCCTACGGCGACGTCGTGGAAACGGTACGTGCCCCCTTCGAGCGGAGTTTCGTGGCCTCGATGCGGCGCCGGGGCCTCGCCGTCCATCCGGGCGAGCGGGTCAGCATCATACTGGAGGTCGCAGGCGAGGAGACCGGCGGTGGGCCCTGA
- a CDS encoding amidohydrolase family protein, whose protein sequence is MTEQTAIVGARLIDGTGADPVDRAALVFEGERIVAVGPASRVAIPGGARVIDGEGLTVMPGLIDAHVHITMTGGADLLAMSLQRSLPQVAFDTVGHLASTLEAGVTAIRTVGDIGYIDIAARDAIARGRIRGPRIVAAGKGLTSTGGHGTIVPPWIHVAHGDISEVVDGPEQGRAAVRRQVEAGCDHIKIFQTGGVIDPDGRIEAEEFDEEELRAIVGTARLAGRPVACHAHNKPGILRAIAAGVRSIEHGMSFDEECAARAVEAGVFLVPTLIVMERILRQGRDAGLPQFMIDNVGHRTKKHHANVQLAYQMGVKIAAGTDAGSVLTPHGAAGMEVAMLVRAGLRPLDAIRAATMTAAELLGLGSRLGTLEPGKLADVILVAGDPLDRPELLGQPEAVMAVFVGGVQVKASR, encoded by the coding sequence ATGACGGAACAGACGGCCATCGTAGGAGCACGGCTGATCGACGGCACGGGGGCGGATCCGGTGGACCGCGCGGCGCTGGTGTTCGAAGGCGAGCGGATCGTTGCCGTGGGCCCGGCCTCCCGGGTTGCCATTCCCGGCGGAGCCCGCGTCATTGATGGGGAGGGCCTGACGGTGATGCCCGGTCTGATTGACGCCCATGTGCACATCACGATGACCGGCGGGGCCGACCTCCTGGCGATGTCCCTCCAGCGGTCGCTGCCTCAGGTCGCGTTTGACACCGTCGGCCACCTCGCCTCCACCCTGGAGGCCGGAGTCACGGCCATCCGGACTGTGGGGGATATCGGATACATCGATATTGCGGCGCGAGACGCGATCGCCAGGGGGCGGATTCGCGGCCCCAGGATCGTGGCGGCCGGGAAGGGACTGACCTCCACCGGCGGCCACGGCACTATCGTCCCGCCCTGGATCCATGTGGCCCACGGCGATATCTCCGAAGTCGTGGACGGCCCAGAGCAGGGGCGCGCCGCCGTGCGCCGGCAGGTCGAGGCCGGATGCGACCACATCAAGATCTTCCAGACCGGCGGCGTTATCGATCCTGACGGTCGGATCGAGGCAGAGGAGTTCGACGAGGAGGAGCTGCGGGCCATCGTCGGCACGGCCCGACTCGCTGGTCGGCCGGTGGCCTGCCACGCCCACAACAAGCCCGGCATCCTGCGCGCTATCGCCGCAGGCGTACGCTCCATCGAGCACGGGATGTCCTTCGACGAGGAGTGCGCGGCGCGAGCCGTGGAAGCGGGTGTCTTCCTGGTGCCGACCCTCATCGTCATGGAGCGGATCCTGCGCCAGGGGCGCGACGCGGGACTCCCGCAATTCATGATCGACAACGTCGGCCACCGGACGAAGAAGCACCACGCCAACGTCCAGCTCGCCTACCAGATGGGCGTGAAGATCGCCGCGGGAACCGATGCGGGATCGGTGCTCACCCCACACGGGGCGGCGGGGATGGAGGTGGCGATGCTGGTGCGGGCGGGACTCCGGCCGCTGGACGCGATCCGTGCCGCGACGATGACGGCAGCGGAGCTTCTGGGCCTGGGCTCGCGCCTGGGGACCCTGGAACCCGGCAAGCTGGCCGATGTCATCTTGGTCGCCGGGGACCCCCTGGACCGTCCCGAACTGCTCGGTCAACCCGAGGCGGTGATGGCGGTGTTCGTCGGGGGCGTTCAGGTAAAGGCGTCGCGCTGA
- a CDS encoding fumarylacetoacetate hydrolase family protein has product MAAGRPAPPVHRTRLLAPVPRPRKNIVCMGRNYAEHAREGGVAPPEVPVFFTKPPTAVVGPDAPVVCHPVTQQLDYEVELAVVFGRRGRNIPAARALDYVFGYTILNDVTARDLQRRHQQWFKGKSLDTFAPLGPWIVHRSALPDPQALSLRMRINGEIRQDSTTAKMIFSVAQLIETLSAGMTVEPGDILATGTPEGVGMGFSPPRWLQPGDVMEAEVEGIGVLRNRVVAPRG; this is encoded by the coding sequence GTGGCCGCCGGACGTCCCGCCCCGCCCGTGCACCGGACCCGCCTGCTGGCCCCCGTCCCGCGGCCCCGCAAGAACATCGTGTGCATGGGCCGCAACTACGCCGAGCACGCCCGGGAAGGCGGAGTGGCGCCGCCGGAGGTGCCGGTGTTCTTCACCAAGCCCCCCACGGCGGTGGTGGGACCCGACGCACCGGTGGTCTGCCACCCGGTGACCCAGCAGCTGGACTACGAGGTGGAACTGGCCGTGGTCTTCGGGAGGCGCGGCCGCAACATCCCCGCCGCCCGGGCCCTGGACTACGTCTTCGGCTACACCATCCTCAACGACGTGACCGCCCGGGACCTGCAGCGCCGCCACCAGCAGTGGTTCAAGGGCAAGTCCCTGGACACGTTCGCCCCCCTGGGGCCGTGGATCGTCCACCGCTCGGCCCTGCCCGACCCCCAGGCCCTGTCGCTGCGGATGCGGATCAACGGGGAGATCCGCCAGGATTCCACCACCGCCAAGATGATCTTCTCGGTGGCGCAGCTGATCGAAACCCTGTCGGCGGGGATGACCGTGGAGCCCGGCGACATCCTGGCCACCGGCACCCCCGAAGGGGTGGGGATGGGGTTCTCCCCGCCCCGGTGGCTGCAGCCCGGCGACGTGATGGAGGCGGAGGTGGAGGGCATCGGGGTCCTGCGCAACCGGGTGGTGGCCCCCCGCGGGTGA
- a CDS encoding ABC transporter substrate-binding protein has translation MRVHRWVVWAGALVLALVVWSAGAAAQVPRVRIREAHTGTLFMAPVYIAEAAGYMAQEGIDLELIEVESGALGIAALVSGQVQFFDADPFQAVQLRRQGRQILFIYNLTRRVTLDLVMHPEVARQRGVSRSSPLAQRFAALRGLRLGITRPGAATDVYMRYYLRRAGADPDRDAQLIAVGGGASLLAALRTRQIDAFHLSAPTPQLAERDGFGVMIIKSSAGDVPELDNFLYTGISVHNVYANQNGDVLRRWVRAVNRANALMRQDPAAAITHLRKYFPRTDPDVLALALRDITPALSPDGRMTEEMMEKHLAFMLETGQIPFKPSAKEGILWTNRFLGP, from the coding sequence ATGCGGGTGCATCGGTGGGTGGTCTGGGCGGGTGCCCTGGTCCTGGCGCTGGTGGTGTGGTCGGCCGGCGCCGCGGCCCAGGTCCCGCGGGTTCGGATCCGAGAGGCGCACACCGGGACGCTGTTCATGGCTCCCGTGTACATCGCCGAGGCCGCCGGCTACATGGCCCAGGAGGGCATCGACCTGGAGCTGATCGAGGTCGAGAGCGGCGCGCTGGGCATCGCCGCCCTGGTCTCCGGGCAGGTGCAGTTCTTTGACGCCGACCCGTTCCAGGCGGTGCAGCTGCGCCGCCAGGGGCGGCAGATCCTGTTCATCTACAACCTGACCAGGCGGGTCACGCTGGATCTGGTGATGCACCCGGAGGTCGCCCGGCAGCGGGGGGTCAGTCGCAGCAGCCCTCTGGCCCAGCGCTTTGCCGCCCTCCGGGGCCTGCGGCTGGGCATCACCCGGCCCGGGGCGGCCACCGACGTATACATGCGGTATTACCTGCGCCGGGCGGGAGCGGACCCCGACCGGGACGCTCAGCTGATCGCGGTGGGAGGAGGGGCCAGCCTGCTGGCGGCCCTGCGGACCCGGCAGATCGACGCCTTCCACCTGTCGGCGCCCACCCCCCAGCTGGCCGAGCGCGACGGGTTCGGGGTCATGATCATCAAGTCCTCGGCGGGAGACGTGCCCGAACTGGATAACTTTCTGTACACCGGCATCTCCGTCCACAACGTCTACGCCAACCAGAACGGCGACGTGCTGCGCCGCTGGGTCCGGGCGGTGAACCGGGCCAACGCCCTGATGCGTCAGGATCCGGCCGCGGCCATCACCCACCTGCGCAAGTACTTCCCGCGCACCGACCCCGACGTGCTGGCCCTTGCCCTGCGGGACATTACGCCCGCGCTGTCTCCCGACGGCCGGATGACCGAGGAGATGATGGAGAAGCACCTGGCCTTCATGCTGGAAACCGGGCAGATTCCCTTCAAGCCCTCGGCCAAGGAAGGCATCCTCTGGACCAACCGGTTCCTGGGGCCGTAG
- a CDS encoding ABC transporter permease — MSVRDLAVRPVGGVDDRGARLVREAEQAERSRLRAAGRAITAGRLAFAAAALLGWELSSGRIVDQFFVSKPTHIAASLWAMLVREQLLYHLQFTVVEALAGYVLGAAAGLVLGFVLARSDLVYRIVEPFLVAFYGIPRIALAPLFILWFGIGIASKIAVAAVMVFFIVFINTIAGIRAAPPQLLQVARVMGASQWDLTRKVVFPAATPFVVAALQITVPQAMIGAIVGEFISSNRGVGHLISRAAGWLDTPGLFAGIVALLAVVLLMNLGITALGNHLMRWSPRHGSLRDIP, encoded by the coding sequence GTGAGCGTGCGGGATCTGGCGGTGCGACCCGTGGGGGGTGTCGACGACCGCGGGGCGCGGCTGGTGAGGGAGGCGGAGCAGGCGGAGCGGTCGCGCCTGCGGGCGGCAGGGCGGGCCATCACCGCGGGGCGGCTGGCGTTCGCGGCGGCGGCCCTCCTGGGGTGGGAGCTGAGTTCGGGGCGGATCGTAGACCAGTTCTTTGTGAGCAAGCCCACCCACATCGCCGCCTCCCTGTGGGCGATGCTGGTCCGCGAACAGCTGCTGTACCACCTGCAGTTCACGGTGGTCGAGGCGCTGGCGGGGTACGTCCTGGGTGCGGCTGCCGGCCTGGTCCTGGGGTTTGTCCTGGCACGGTCGGACCTGGTGTACCGGATCGTGGAGCCCTTCCTGGTGGCGTTTTACGGGATCCCCCGCATCGCCCTGGCGCCCCTGTTCATCCTGTGGTTTGGCATCGGCATCGCCAGCAAGATCGCCGTCGCGGCCGTGATGGTGTTCTTCATCGTGTTCATCAACACCATCGCCGGCATCCGGGCGGCCCCGCCGCAGCTGCTGCAGGTGGCCCGGGTGATGGGCGCGTCCCAGTGGGACCTGACGCGTAAGGTGGTCTTTCCGGCGGCGACGCCGTTCGTGGTGGCCGCCCTGCAGATCACCGTTCCCCAGGCCATGATCGGCGCCATCGTGGGCGAGTTCATCTCCAGCAACCGGGGCGTGGGCCACCTGATCAGCCGCGCCGCCGGCTGGCTGGACACGCCCGGCCTGTTCGCCGGCATCGTGGCGCTGCTGGCCGTCGTCCTGCTGATGAACCTGGGGATCACGGCCCTGGGGAATCACCTGATGCGTTGGAGTCCGCGGCACGGAAGCCTGCGGGACATACCCTGA
- a CDS encoding ABC transporter ATP-binding protein yields MPDGSVIVARHVYKVFVSRGGRQPRAALALRDVSLDVGRGRFVSLVGPSGCGKSTFLNMIAGLVRPTEGEILFDGRPVTGVNTRVGYITQDDNLLPWRSLQENVELALEFRGVPAGRRRELAARYIAQVGLAGFEHHYPHELSGGMRKRTALIRTLIYDPDVLLMDEPFGPLDAQTRVILQDELLKLWEGSGKTVVFVTHDLVEAIALSDDIALFSRGPGTIKRVYQVPLPRPRDVFHIHAAPGFAAFYDRLWRDLREEIAATELEVGTP; encoded by the coding sequence ATGCCCGACGGTTCAGTCATCGTCGCCCGGCACGTGTACAAGGTCTTTGTCTCTCGCGGCGGTCGCCAGCCCCGGGCGGCGCTGGCCCTGCGGGATGTCTCGCTGGACGTGGGCCGCGGCCGGTTCGTCAGCCTGGTGGGTCCGTCGGGATGCGGCAAATCCACCTTCCTCAACATGATCGCCGGACTGGTCCGGCCCACCGAGGGCGAGATTCTGTTCGACGGCCGCCCGGTCACGGGCGTCAACACCCGGGTGGGTTACATCACCCAGGACGACAACCTGCTGCCCTGGCGGAGCCTTCAGGAGAATGTGGAGCTGGCCCTGGAGTTCCGGGGCGTGCCCGCCGGGCGGCGGCGGGAGCTGGCCGCGCGGTACATCGCGCAGGTGGGCCTGGCGGGGTTTGAGCACCACTATCCCCACGAGCTGTCCGGGGGCATGCGCAAGCGCACGGCGCTGATCCGCACCCTGATCTACGACCCCGACGTGCTGCTGATGGACGAGCCCTTCGGCCCCCTGGACGCTCAGACCCGGGTGATCCTGCAGGATGAGCTCCTGAAATTGTGGGAGGGCAGCGGCAAGACGGTGGTTTTCGTCACCCATGATCTGGTGGAGGCCATCGCGCTGTCCGACGACATCGCGCTGTTCAGCCGCGGCCCCGGGACCATCAAGCGGGTGTACCAAGTCCCCCTGCCCCGGCCGCGGGACGTCTTTCACATCCACGCGGCTCCCGGGTTTGCCGCATTTTACGACCGGCTGTGGCGGGACCTGCGGGAGGAGATCGCCGCGACGGAGCTGGAGGTGGGGACACCGTGA
- a CDS encoding SDR family NAD(P)-dependent oxidoreductase, producing the protein MLGDTVAVVTGAAGSLGRETVRACLAEGAQVVAADVADVAAALDLPADLRDRCAAVRADVSTEAGAAAMAEAALARFGRIDALLCLVGGWEGGRGVHEAPLDEWARMLTLNLTTAVLCCRTVLPHMLARRTGRIVTVGSRTAVQPAPRQAAYNAAKAAVVAFSRTLAEEVKDQGIVVTCVLPSILDTEANRRAFPRADPSRWVKPAELARVLAFLASPAAAPLAGAVIPVYGRA; encoded by the coding sequence ATGCTGGGGGATACCGTCGCCGTCGTCACCGGCGCCGCCGGCAGCCTGGGCCGCGAGACGGTGCGGGCGTGTCTGGCGGAGGGGGCGCAGGTGGTGGCCGCCGACGTGGCCGACGTCGCGGCGGCGCTGGATCTGCCCGCGGACCTGCGGGACCGGTGCGCGGCGGTGCGCGCCGACGTCTCCACCGAGGCGGGGGCGGCGGCGATGGCGGAGGCCGCCCTGGCCCGCTTCGGCCGGATCGACGCCCTCCTGTGCCTGGTCGGCGGGTGGGAGGGAGGCCGCGGCGTGCACGAGGCACCCCTGGACGAGTGGGCCCGCATGCTCACCCTCAACCTCACCACGGCGGTCCTGTGCTGCCGGACCGTCCTGCCCCACATGCTGGCGCGCCGCACCGGAAGGATTGTGACCGTGGGATCCCGGACCGCGGTCCAGCCCGCCCCCCGGCAGGCGGCCTACAACGCCGCCAAGGCGGCCGTGGTCGCCTTCAGCCGGACCCTGGCCGAGGAGGTCAAGGACCAGGGGATCGTCGTCACCTGCGTCCTGCCTTCCATCTTGGACACCGAGGCCAACCGCCGGGCGTTTCCCCGGGCCGACCCGAGCCGGTGGGTGAAGCCGGCGGAGCTGGCGCGGGTCCTGGCGTTTCTCGCGTCCCCCGCAGCCGCGCCGCTGGCGGGCGCGGTCATCCCCGTGTACGGCCGCGCCTGA
- a CDS encoding GAF domain-containing protein, with product MSADRREGVVPGFDDAYRDILDLARRPDAAQAIVDYLHDRFPAYSWVGLYWVEGGDLVLGEWRGPQATRHTRIPIGTGICGAAAASGRTEVVPDVSRDPRYLACFPSTRSEIVVPIVDGGRVVGEIDIDSTVPNAFGAEDQRFLERVAAVLAEVRRRQGARSGTAPPGS from the coding sequence ATGAGCGCTGACCGGCGGGAGGGGGTCGTGCCCGGGTTCGACGACGCCTACCGCGACATCCTGGATCTCGCCCGCCGTCCCGACGCCGCCCAGGCCATCGTGGACTACCTGCACGACCGCTTCCCCGCGTACTCCTGGGTGGGGCTGTACTGGGTGGAGGGCGGCGACCTGGTCCTGGGCGAGTGGCGGGGGCCGCAGGCCACCCGGCACACGCGCATCCCCATCGGCACCGGCATCTGCGGAGCCGCCGCCGCCTCGGGCCGGACCGAGGTGGTTCCCGACGTCAGCCGCGACCCCCGCTACCTGGCGTGCTTTCCCTCCACCCGCTCGGAGATCGTGGTCCCCATCGTCGACGGCGGGCGGGTGGTGGGGGAGATCGACATCGACAGCACCGTGCCCAACGCGTTCGGGGCCGAAGACCAGCGCTTCCTGGAGCGGGTGGCCGCCGTCCTGGCCGAGGTCCGCCGGCGGCAGGGTGCGCGGTCCGGCACCGCCCCGCCGGGTTCCTGA
- a CDS encoding exopolysaccharide biosynthesis protein: protein MTSPLPPESAPLSTVLAEALGDRDLTVGELADRVAERGFGLIMVVLALPTLIPVLPPGSAATVGLLYIILAAQMLAGLPRPWLPARVRRYRLSAAAVRALRERGLPLLRRVERYSRPRLAGLDQRVVMRVVALAVLLLGVILLSPLPFLNTLPALTVLVLGVGLLNRDAVVLGAGLALTASVVAAAAAGAGALVALVQALAEWLARVRERVR, encoded by the coding sequence ATGACCTCCCCGCTGCCGCCCGAGTCCGCCCCGCTGTCCACTGTGCTGGCCGAGGCGCTGGGCGACCGTGACCTGACCGTGGGCGAGCTGGCCGACCGGGTGGCCGAGCGTGGGTTCGGTCTGATCATGGTTGTCCTGGCCCTGCCCACCCTGATCCCCGTACTGCCGCCGGGGTCGGCGGCCACCGTCGGCCTGCTGTACATCATCCTGGCCGCCCAGATGCTGGCCGGGCTGCCCCGCCCCTGGCTGCCGGCTCGGGTCCGCCGCTACCGGCTCAGCGCGGCTGCGGTGCGGGCGCTGCGGGAACGCGGCCTGCCCCTGCTCCGGCGGGTGGAGCGCTACTCGCGGCCGCGGCTGGCCGGCCTGGACCAGCGGGTCGTGATGCGGGTGGTGGCGCTGGCCGTCCTCCTGCTGGGGGTGATCCTCCTGTCGCCACTCCCGTTTCTCAACACCCTCCCCGCCCTCACGGTCCTGGTCCTGGGCGTGGGCCTGCTGAACCGCGACGCGGTGGTGCTCGGCGCCGGCCTGGCCCTCACGGCGTCGGTGGTGGCCGCGGCGGCCGCGGGCGCGGGGGCCCTGGTGGCGCTGGTTCAGGCGCTGGCCGAGTGGCTGGCTCGGGTCCGGGAGAGGGTGCGATGA
- a CDS encoding Gfo/Idh/MocA family oxidoreductase → MSGRRIRWGILSTARIAVRRVLPALLRSETGVAVAVASRDPARAREVADRFGIPRAYGSYEELLADPDVDAVYTPLPNSLHREWTIRAAQAGKHVLCEKPLAVSSREAAEMVDACRRAGVLLQEAFMYRFHPQIETLQHLVRDGAVGTPWLVRAAFTFTVARPEDIRLDPTLGGGGLLDVGCYGVNLSRLLLGEPHTAWAAAVFEGGVDVRLAAGLACAGAAALVDCGLRAPYRQMAEVVGTAGTITLPRPFQPEEEPAVLVVRRGDREEQLVVEGTNQYTRMLDHMGRCLLEDRPPRYPPEDAVANMRVLDALAASARTGETVRIGKR, encoded by the coding sequence ATGAGCGGGCGGCGGATCCGCTGGGGCATCCTCAGCACGGCCCGCATCGCCGTGCGGCGGGTCCTGCCTGCCCTCCTGCGCAGCGAGACCGGCGTGGCCGTCGCGGTGGCCAGCCGCGATCCGGCGCGGGCGCGGGAGGTGGCGGATCGGTTCGGGATCCCCCGGGCCTACGGCAGCTACGAGGAGCTCCTGGCCGATCCGGACGTGGACGCCGTCTACACTCCCCTGCCCAACAGCCTCCACCGGGAGTGGACGATCCGGGCGGCCCAGGCCGGCAAGCACGTCCTGTGCGAGAAGCCCCTGGCGGTGTCCAGCCGGGAGGCGGCGGAGATGGTGGACGCCTGCCGGCGTGCCGGGGTCCTGCTGCAGGAAGCCTTCATGTACCGGTTCCACCCCCAGATCGAGACCCTGCAGCATCTGGTGCGCGACGGCGCGGTGGGCACGCCCTGGCTGGTGCGGGCCGCGTTCACGTTCACCGTGGCCCGGCCCGAGGACATCCGGCTCGACCCCACCCTGGGCGGCGGCGGGCTGCTGGACGTGGGCTGCTACGGGGTCAACCTGAGCCGCCTGCTGCTGGGCGAGCCCCACACGGCGTGGGCAGCGGCCGTCTTCGAGGGGGGCGTGGACGTGAGGCTGGCAGCGGGGCTGGCGTGCGCCGGCGCCGCCGCCCTGGTGGACTGCGGCCTGCGGGCGCCGTACCGGCAGATGGCGGAGGTGGTGGGCACCGCGGGCACCATCACCCTGCCCCGGCCGTTTCAGCCGGAGGAAGAGCCGGCGGTCCTCGTGGTGCGCCGCGGGGACCGGGAGGAGCAGCTGGTGGTGGAGGGGACCAACCAGTACACCCGGATGCTCGACCATATGGGGCGGTGCCTGCTGGAGGACCGCCCTCCGCGCTACCCGCCCGAGGACGCCGTGGCCAACATGCGGGTGCTGGACGCCCTGGCCGCCTCCGCGCGCACGGGAGAGACGGTGAGGATCGGGAAGCGGTGA
- a CDS encoding sulfite exporter TauE/SafE family protein, which yields MDGALAPNGAFALVMLVVAFASAVKGALGFGFPLIAVPLAANLIGARTAVVLIAVAVVFSNFLILSRGGARREDLPRFGGLLVGVVAGTVVGAQFLRRLDPQVLSVLVGVTAVALGGAGLVDRSPAVPARAERLVGPAVGLAAGVMGGITGIFAPLIAAYVQSLPVDKRGFVFWLTLSFFVGGLTQVVSYWRLGLYTPRLLAYAVVTFLPVVVGTRAGFWIQDRLPGPLFRRLVLFLVLLSGVNLIVRGL from the coding sequence GTGGACGGCGCTCTGGCTCCCAACGGTGCGTTCGCCCTTGTCATGCTGGTGGTGGCATTCGCGTCGGCGGTCAAGGGCGCGCTGGGATTCGGCTTTCCCCTGATCGCGGTGCCCCTGGCGGCCAACCTGATCGGCGCCCGCACCGCGGTGGTGCTCATTGCCGTCGCGGTGGTCTTCAGCAACTTCCTGATCCTGTCCCGGGGCGGGGCCCGCCGGGAGGACCTGCCCCGCTTCGGCGGGCTGCTGGTGGGCGTGGTGGCGGGGACGGTGGTGGGCGCCCAGTTCCTGCGCCGCCTGGACCCCCAGGTCTTATCGGTCCTGGTGGGCGTCACGGCCGTGGCGCTGGGCGGGGCGGGGCTGGTCGATCGGTCCCCCGCCGTTCCCGCCCGCGCCGAGCGGCTGGTGGGTCCCGCGGTGGGCCTGGCGGCCGGAGTGATGGGCGGGATCACCGGCATCTTCGCCCCCCTGATCGCCGCCTACGTCCAGTCGCTGCCCGTGGACAAGCGCGGCTTCGTGTTCTGGCTCACCCTGTCGTTCTTTGTGGGCGGACTCACCCAGGTGGTCAGCTACTGGCGGCTGGGCCTGTACACGCCCCGCCTGCTGGCCTACGCCGTGGTGACCTTTCTGCCGGTGGTGGTGGGGACCCGGGCGGGATTCTGGATCCAGGACCGGCTGCCCGGCCCCCTGTTCCGGCGGCTGGTCCTGTTCCTGGTCCTGCTGAGCGGGGTCAACCTGATCGTGCGGGGTCTATGA
- a CDS encoding C45 family peptidase — protein MADRQGLALRRRTETSMSALMVLDLPPEPAASGWEHGRAARDLIAANLAVYFDRFAREAHLSAAQVRERARAYLPVIEGADPGYATALRALAEGSGLPLEDLTALNVRYELLYSQYSALNRARLRLPSGCTAVAVTPEASADGHLWLAQNWDWFPQVRGVMMRTAGRDGLRVVAFTEAGIVGGKIGLNAAGLGLAVNGLLSTDDDWARLRSPFHVRTWKILGLASADDAVEVIAGEERACSANFLLGQADGTARVVDVEAAPRAVRLLSPSGGVLVHANHFEDSRALGVDQPLAEERASTYHRAARARRLLQASRERGGISRDDLMRVLRDHDGRPESVCRHLNPALPEEERVQTVVSVVMDLSARRLYVAAGPPCEADYREIPLA, from the coding sequence ATGGCTGACCGCCAGGGTCTGGCGCTCCGGCGCCGAACCGAAACGTCCATGAGCGCCCTGATGGTGCTGGACCTGCCCCCGGAGCCCGCCGCCAGCGGGTGGGAGCACGGCCGAGCCGCCCGCGACCTCATCGCCGCCAACCTGGCGGTGTACTTCGACCGGTTCGCCCGGGAGGCGCACCTGTCTGCGGCGCAGGTGCGGGAGCGCGCCCGGGCGTACCTGCCCGTCATCGAGGGCGCCGACCCCGGCTACGCCACCGCCCTGCGGGCCCTGGCCGAGGGCAGCGGATTGCCCCTGGAGGACCTGACGGCGCTCAACGTCCGCTACGAGCTGCTGTACAGCCAGTATTCCGCCCTCAACCGCGCTCGGCTGCGCCTGCCGTCCGGGTGCACGGCCGTCGCCGTGACGCCCGAGGCATCGGCCGACGGCCACCTGTGGCTGGCGCAGAACTGGGACTGGTTTCCCCAGGTGCGGGGCGTGATGATGCGGACGGCCGGCCGGGACGGCCTGCGGGTGGTCGCGTTCACCGAGGCCGGCATCGTGGGAGGCAAGATCGGCCTCAACGCGGCCGGGCTGGGCCTGGCGGTCAACGGGCTGCTGTCCACCGACGACGACTGGGCGCGCCTGAGGTCACCCTTCCACGTGCGGACGTGGAAGATCCTCGGCCTGGCGTCGGCGGACGACGCCGTGGAGGTCATCGCCGGGGAGGAGCGCGCCTGCTCCGCCAACTTCCTCCTCGGGCAGGCCGACGGGACCGCGCGGGTCGTGGACGTGGAGGCCGCCCCGCGCGCGGTCCGCCTGCTGTCGCCGTCCGGGGGCGTCCTGGTCCACGCCAACCACTTCGAGGATTCCCGCGCGCTGGGAGTCGACCAGCCCCTGGCCGAGGAGCGGGCGTCCACCTACCACCGGGCCGCGCGGGCGCGGCGGCTGCTGCAGGCGTCCCGGGAACGGGGCGGGATCTCCCGGGATGATCTGATGCGGGTGCTGCGGGACCACGACGGTCGCCCCGAGTCGGTCTGCCGGCACCTCAATCCCGCCCTGCCGGAGGAGGAGCGGGTGCAGACGGTGGTGTCGGTGGTGATGGACCTGTCGGCGCGACGCCTGTACGTGGCGGCGGGCCCGCCCTGCGAGGCCGACTACCGGGAGATCCCGCTGGCCTGA